A genomic segment from Perca flavescens isolate YP-PL-M2 chromosome 13, PFLA_1.0, whole genome shotgun sequence encodes:
- the LOC114566981 gene encoding uncharacterized protein LOC114566981, translating into MSRESETLDTTPHTCIYRGVIAQGQQYLQDFYGYKPRSERQKRTADIRDVESDWTTRLCDKVRKMQRFFGLLPSGELTNETLAVMKRPRCGLSDVEPFGETIRWKKSTLSYRIASYNLPIPTLKVNKVFRAAWKLWSDVAPMKFRKRSRKEADIVISFHNGDHEDGSPFDGTGGILAHAFPPGFGIGGDVHFDADEDWSFKSSQIKSSFNLFAVAVHEFGHALGLPHSSDPGAIMYPTYNFAPNYELQLSFRDVKDVQHLYVAGERALWLNLSGLSDTQKAEVMDASYDPTKGLFGPALEKMREASTLRKQEGEAVDLYLPRKHTPRPQQGQRGGFAAAAAKAKQGAAKPHRRAAGQQTSQQSRSDNPKPWGKHSFAAVAAKSRNSHPGEESGAEGVPVSPSTFTMFTVSPSTMSKEANKACILAFRRRANGEMQSRAVQTVPTPARPDLSHRWWDRSGRANTDSATVVIQALGGRDNAAPGGRTMASPHSQRPLPSGRGDLPPSPRPRGALGLARERWNLNASGLPERVIDTIQSTRAASTRSLYSGKWRVFEEWCKHRGTIPYQCSVVDLLCFLQYLMDKGKAFSTIKVYLAAVSACHVVESAYRCPSVELLAFHPPPFSSGEEQRLHMLCPVRALHMYVSRTAGFRKADQPVRVLGYSPQGLCWRLRRRGISPNFASLFSKQPPPRTPDKCDPDLSFDAVTELQQEVLFFKDRFMWRKHPQFNEIGITLSSSLWEDTVPPYLDAVYENVERNVNVFFKGHQYWVLRQFNLEEGFPRNISDLGFPSRIKSVDAALHFRNEHYTVFFTGHECWRYNEQQKTMEGTPTLIEEQWPGIPTPIDASVFYEGVVHFFKGNIHYKFDSKSKHVLSTGPANDLLECKKNDDNEILTGRR; encoded by the exons ATGTCCAGAGAGTCCG agactttagataccaCACCACACACGTGCATTTATAGAGGGGTCATTGCGCAGGGACAG CAATATCTACAGGACTTCTATGGCTACAAGCccaggtcagagagacagaagaggacTGCAGACATACGTGATGTAGAATCTGATTGGACGACTAGACTCTGTGATAAGGTCAGGAAGATGCAGCGCTTCTTTGGCTTGCTTCCAAGTGGAGAGCTGACCAATGAGACTCTGGCAGTTATGAAGAGGCCGCGCTGTGGTCTGTCAGACGTGGAACCATTTGGAGAGACAATTCGCTGGAAGAAGAGCACCCTCAGCTACAG GATCGCTAGCTACAACCTCCCTATCCCAACCTTGAAGGTTAACAAAGTCTTCAGAGCAGCGTGGAAGCTCTGGTCCGATGTTGCACCAATGAAATTTCGCAAGCGGAGCAGGAAGGAGGCTGATATTGTCATCTCCTTTCACAATGGCG ACCATGAGGACGGCTCACCTTTTGATGGCACAGGAGGAATCCTGGCTCATGCCTTTCCACCTGGGTTTGGTATTGGGGGAGACGTGCACTTTGATGCCGATGAAGACTGGAGCTTTAAGTCAAGTCAAATCAagtcaa GTTTCAACCTATTTGCTGTAGCAGTCCATGAATTTGGCCATGCGCTTGGCCTGCCCCACTCATCTGACCCTGGAGCTATCATGTACCCAACATACAACTTTGCCCCCAATTATGAACTTCAGCTTTCCTTCCGCGATGTGAAAGATGTCCAACACCTGTATG TTGCAGGTGAGAGGGCCTTGTGGCTGAACCTGTCGGGCCTGAGTGACACACAGAAAGCAGAGGTTATGGACGCATCATACGACCCCACCAAAGGTCTGTTTGGCCCGGCTTTGGAGAAGATGAGAGAGGCCAGTACCCTCAGGAAACAGGAGGGTGAAGCCGTTGACCTCTACCTACCCCGAAAACACACACCCCGGCCCCAACAGGGTCAGAGGGGTGGCTTTGCCGCAGCGGCAGCGAAGGCAAAGCAAGGGGCTGCAAAGCCACATAGACGAGCTGCTGGTCAACAGACTAGCCAGCAGTCTCGGTCAGACAATCCCAAGCCGTGGGGGAAACACTCCTTCGCGGCTGTGGCGGCAAAGAGCCGCAACTCCCACCCCG GAGAAGAGTCAGGGGCAGAAGGTGTTCCAGTGTCACCAAGCACTTTCACCATGTTCACAGTGTCACCAAGCACCATGTCCAAAGAGGCAAATAAAGCCTGCATTCTCGCATTCAGGCGCAGAGCCAATGGCGAAatg CAAAGCCGTGCCGTTCAGACTGTGCCTACGCCTGCTCGGCCTGATCtgtcccacaggtggtgggacAGATCTGGCAGAGCTAATACTGATAGCGCCACGGTGGTCATCCAAGCATTGGGTGGCAGAGATAATGCAGCTCCTGGCGGgagaaccatggcctctccCCATTCGCAGAGACCTCTCCCAAGCGGGCGGGGTGATCTACCACCCTCACCCAGACCACGTGGCGCTCTGGGCTTGGCCCGTGAGAGGTGGAACCTGAATGCATCAGGCCTGCCAGAACGGGTCATTGATACCATTCAAAGCACAAGAGCCGCGTCCACCCGCTCCCTTTACAGCGGAAAGTGGCGGGTTTTTGAGGAGTGGTGCAAACATAGGGGTACCATCCCTTACCAGTGTTCTGTGGTGGACCTGCTATGTTTCCTGCAGTACCTGATGGATAAAGGGAAAGCTTTCTCCACAATTAAGGTGTACTTGGCTGCTGTTTCAGCTTGCCAC GTGGTGGAGTCAGCCTACAGGTGTCCCTCGGTGGAGCTCTTGGCCTTCCACCCGCCTCCTTTCTCCTCAGGAGAGGAGCAAAGACTTCACATGCTATGCCCTGTCCGGGCTCTGCACATGTATGTGAGTCGGACGGCTGGGTTCAGAAAGGCGGATCAGCCTGTTCGTGTCCTGGGCTACTCCCCACAAGG GTTGTGCTGGAGGTTACGGCGCCGGG GTATCAGTCCCAATTTTGCTTCACTATTCTCAAAACAACCTCCTCCAAGAACACCTGACAAATGTGATCCAGATTTGTCCTTTGATGCGGTAACAGAATTACAACAGGAGGTCCTGTTTTTCAAAGATAG ATTTATGTGGCGCAAACATCCACAGTTTAATGAAATTGGAATCACCCTGAGTAGCAGTCTGTGGGAAGACACAGTACCTCCCTACTTGGATGCTGTCTATGAGAATGTGGAGAGGAATGTTAACGTGTTTTTCAAAG gTCATCAATACTGGGTGCTGAGGCAGTTCAATCTTGAGGAGGGTTTTCCAAGAAACATCTCAGACTTGGGCTTCCCCTCCAGAATAAAATCTGTAGATGCTGCTCTTCACTTCAGAAATGAGCATTACACTGTGTTCTTCACTGGCCATGAGTGTTGGAG GTACAATGAGCAGCAGAAGACGATGGAGGGAACACCGACACTTATAGAGGAGCAGTGGCCCGGGATTCCAACTCCCATAGATGCGTCTGTCTTCTATGAGG GGGTTGTCCACTTCTTTAAGGGAAACATCCACTACAAATTTGACTCCAAGTCCAAACATGTCTTGTCCACCGGCCCTGCTAACGACCTGCTGGAATGCAAGAAGAATGACGACAATGAGATACTGACAGGGAGGAGATAA
- the LOC114566697 gene encoding collagenase 3 — protein sequence MKTFNLCILVSLAVAVYCVPISHVTGQDEDFAESYLKEFFNLKEEKGPTGRRGVSAVSSKLSEMQRFFGLHITGTLDADTIAMMKKPRCGVPDTDVASFSTFGKNLKWEKNSLTYRIENYTPDMSAPEVDDSIEKALKVWAKVTPLRFTRIHSGTADIMISFGRREHGDFYPFDGPDGTLAHAFAPGTGIGGDAHFDEDESFTFSSNTGYILFLVAAHEFGHSLGLSHSDDPGALMYPVYSYNNPDTFVLPRDDVNGIQSLYGPNPDTDGDIDKPQPPTTPDACDSTLVLDAVATLRGEMLFFKDSFFWRSYPQSNTPQQTLITNFWPEAPTHIDAAYESQQSDRLLLFKDQRVWAFSGYDLVKGYPKSISSFGLPKRVKKIDAALYDVESAKTLFFVGSSYYSYDEAKKTMDQGFPKQLDQTFSGLTGKVTAALQVKGYTYIYSGPYMFEYSLSTGRLFRLLRNSYFLRCSN from the exons ATGAAGACTTTCAATCTGTGCATTCTAGTGAGCCTGGCTGTCGCAGTTTACTGCGTGCCAATATCACATGTTACTGGGCAAGATGAGGATTTTGCAGAG AGCTACCTGAAGGAATTCTTCAACCTAAAAGAGGAGAAAGGTCCAACTGGCAGACGTGGGGTCAGCGCGGTGAGCAGTAAGCTGAGTGAGATGCAGAGATTCTTTGGCCTCCATATCACCGGGACTCTGGATGCTGACACCATTGCGATGATGAAGAAGCCCCGCTGTGGCGTTCCAGACACCGACGTTGCCAGTTTCTCCACGTTTGGAAAAAACCTCAAGTGGGAGAAAAACAGCCTTACCTACAG GATAGAGAACTACACACCTGACATGTCTGCGCCAGAGGTAGATGACTCCATAGAGAAAGCGCTGAAGGTTTGGGCCAAAGTCACTCCTCTGAGATTCACAAGAATCCACAGTGGCACCGCTGACATCATGATCTCTTTTGGCCGTCGAG AGCATGGTGATTTTTACCCCTTTGACGGCCCTGATGGCACTCTTGCCCATGCCTTTGCCCCGGGCACTGGCATTGGAGGAGATGCTCATTTTGATGAGGATGAGTCCTTCACTTTCAGCTCAAATACCG GCTACATCCTCTTCCTGGTGGCTGCCCATGAGTTTGGCCACTCCCTGGGCTTGTCTCACTCTGATGATCCTGGTGCTCTCATGTACCCTGTGTACTCATACAATAACCCAGACACCTTTGTTCTGCCACGGGATGATGTCAACGGCATCCAGTCTCTCTATG GTCCAAACCCTGATACGGATGGAGATATAGATAAACCTCAGCCCCCCACCACCCCTGATGCCTGTGATTCAACCCTGGTCCTGGATGCTGTCGCCACCCTGCGAGGAGAGATGCTCTTCTTCAAGGACAG CTTCTTCTGGCGGAGCTACCCTCAGAGCAATACACCTCAGCAAACTCTCATCACAAACTTCTGGCCCGAAGCCCCCACCCACATTGACGCTGCTTATGAAAGCCAACAGTCAGACAGACTCCTTCTCTTTAAAG ATCAGCGAGTGTGGGCTTTCAGTGGCTATGATCTTGTGAAAGGCTATCCTAAATCAATTTCCAGTTTTGGTCTGCCCAAAAGAGTGAAGAAAATCGATGCGGCCCTCTATGACGTGGAATCTGCCAAGACTCTGTTCTTTGTAGGCAGCTCTTACTACAG TTATGATGAGGCCAAGAAGACCATGGACCAGGGATTCCCCAAGCAACTGGATCAGACATTCTCCGGCCTGACCGGCAAGGTGACTGCAGCTCTCCAGGTCAAAG GTTATACTTACATCTACAGCGGACCGTACATGTTTGAGTACAGCCTGAGCACCGGGAGGTTGTTCCGCTTGCTGAGGAACAGCTACTTCCTGCGCTGCTCTAACTAG